A genome region from Bradyrhizobium commune includes the following:
- a CDS encoding cold-shock protein: protein MGSSDGFESKKVGVPAPGATSGRLTPGEHGSVGRDSALSPFTGLGEAGANLVEVTGVIKWFDASKGYGFIVPDNGWPDVLLHVTVLRRDGFQTAYEGARIVVECIQRAKGYQAFRVVSMDESTAIHPAQMLPPRTHVTVTATSGLERAQVKWFNRLRGFGFLTCGEGTPDIFVHMETLRRFGMTELRPGQYVLVRFGPGSKGMMAAEIHPETGSPGLQSH from the coding sequence ATGGGGTCGTCGGACGGATTTGAGTCCAAAAAGGTCGGAGTTCCCGCGCCTGGCGCGACGTCGGGGCGGCTCACGCCAGGCGAGCATGGCAGCGTCGGTCGCGACAGCGCGCTCAGCCCCTTCACCGGATTGGGTGAGGCCGGCGCCAACCTCGTCGAGGTCACCGGCGTCATCAAATGGTTCGACGCCTCAAAGGGCTACGGCTTCATCGTTCCCGACAATGGCTGGCCCGACGTACTCCTGCACGTCACCGTGCTTAGGCGCGACGGCTTCCAGACCGCCTACGAGGGCGCCCGCATCGTCGTCGAGTGCATCCAGCGCGCCAAGGGCTACCAGGCCTTCCGCGTGGTCTCGATGGACGAGTCGACCGCGATCCATCCCGCGCAGATGCTGCCGCCGCGCACCCATGTCACGGTCACCGCGACCAGCGGGCTGGAGCGGGCCCAGGTCAAATGGTTCAACCGGCTGCGCGGCTTCGGTTTCCTGACCTGCGGGGAGGGCACTCCCGACATTTTCGTGCACATGGAGACGCTGCGCCGTTTCGGCATGACCGAATTGCGGCCGGGCCAGTATGTGCTGGTCCGCTTCGGGCCCGGCTCCAAGGGCATGATGGCGGCCGAGATCCATCCCGAGACCGGATCGCCGGGATTGCAGTCGCACTAG
- a CDS encoding acyltransferase family protein: MAQEHKLEGLQAARAIAALSVAYFHSYVAVRGAFPESAWLPVPVLAKWGFLGVNFFFAISGYVICLVASKSSFTVAGFAIKRVFRLYPMYWVALVAVVGLIAWGKYAPQPLGHFLYSMTLLPQQGAPAYDLSWTLERELVFYALAAICVPLAGIPGLAVALVALALAGWVLGNPWSFHLLSTTQTDFLAGVLVFLARKPFARIGSAIPIAAGVALLAWTRSHDFPFSVPASMALILAGMVSLELPWQRRPFRWLVAAGDASYSIYLMHYIVFLVASIIGGQWLPFALPLWACEIWRIAALFACCLISYATWIAIERPMIRLSERLSRPPVLTEQLA, translated from the coding sequence ATGGCGCAGGAACACAAGCTTGAGGGACTACAGGCCGCCCGCGCGATCGCCGCGCTGTCGGTGGCCTACTTCCATTCGTATGTCGCCGTGCGCGGCGCATTTCCGGAGAGCGCTTGGCTGCCGGTTCCGGTGCTTGCCAAATGGGGCTTTCTCGGCGTGAACTTCTTCTTCGCGATCTCGGGCTATGTAATCTGCCTCGTTGCGTCAAAATCATCCTTCACCGTAGCCGGCTTCGCGATCAAGCGGGTGTTCCGTCTCTACCCGATGTACTGGGTTGCGCTGGTTGCCGTTGTCGGTCTGATCGCTTGGGGCAAGTACGCGCCCCAGCCATTGGGGCATTTCCTCTACTCGATGACGCTGCTGCCGCAGCAGGGCGCGCCCGCCTACGACCTCAGCTGGACGCTCGAGCGCGAACTCGTGTTCTATGCCCTCGCTGCGATTTGCGTGCCGCTTGCCGGCATCCCGGGCCTCGCCGTCGCGCTGGTCGCACTCGCGCTCGCGGGCTGGGTCCTCGGCAATCCCTGGTCGTTCCATCTGCTGTCCACGACGCAAACTGATTTTCTGGCAGGCGTGCTGGTGTTCCTGGCGCGCAAGCCATTCGCGCGGATCGGCAGCGCGATACCGATCGCCGCAGGCGTGGCGCTCCTTGCCTGGACGCGAAGCCACGATTTTCCGTTCTCGGTGCCGGCATCGATGGCGCTGATCCTAGCCGGCATGGTCAGCCTTGAGCTCCCTTGGCAGCGACGGCCATTCCGCTGGCTCGTGGCGGCAGGAGACGCCTCCTATTCGATCTACCTGATGCACTACATCGTATTTCTGGTGGCCTCGATCATCGGAGGCCAATGGCTGCCTTTCGCGTTGCCGCTATGGGCCTGCGAGATCTGGCGTATTGCGGCGCTGTTCGCTTGCTGCCTGATTTCCTACGCCACGTGGATCGCGATTGAGCGACCAATGATCCGCCTAAGTGAGCGCTTGAGCCGGCCGCCGGTTTTGACGGAGCAGCTCGCATAG
- a CDS encoding DUF192 domain-containing protein gives MNVNRKSVWSVAKDWLSKGWLVAILVVAGLAAAGGSVRAASFQPLEIVTKNGVQAFSVEMATTDEEKQTGLMYRKELADGKGMLFDFNPEQEVSMWMKNTYVSLDMIFIRADGRILRIAENTEPLSTRIISSQGLARAVLEVPAGTAQKYGIRPGDRVGHPLFGGK, from the coding sequence ATGAATGTCAATCGTAAGTCTGTCTGGTCCGTTGCCAAGGACTGGCTTTCCAAGGGCTGGCTTGTGGCCATCCTCGTCGTCGCCGGTCTTGCCGCCGCAGGCGGGTCTGTCCGCGCTGCGAGCTTCCAGCCGCTCGAGATCGTCACCAAGAACGGCGTGCAGGCGTTCTCGGTCGAGATGGCGACGACGGACGAGGAGAAGCAGACCGGGCTGATGTACCGCAAGGAATTGGCGGACGGCAAAGGCATGCTGTTCGACTTCAATCCCGAGCAGGAAGTCTCGATGTGGATGAAGAACACCTACGTCTCGCTCGACATGATCTTCATCCGCGCCGACGGCCGCATCCTGCGCATCGCTGAAAACACCGAGCCGCTGTCGACCCGGATCATCTCGTCCCAGGGCCTTGCCCGGGCTGTGCTGGAGGTGCCGGCGGGAACGGCGCAGAAATACGGCATCCGCCCCGGCGACCGTGTCGGCCACCCCCTGTTCGGCGGCAAATAA